In one Bordetella pertussis 18323 genomic region, the following are encoded:
- the dnaJ gene encoding molecular chaperone DnaJ — protein sequence MAKRDYYEVLGVAKNASDEDLQKAYRKLAMKYHPDRNPDSKEAEEKFKEAKEAYEVLGDEQKRAAYDRYGHAGVDPNAAGMGGGMGGGFADAFGDIFGEIFGAGRRGGGGPQVYRGADLKYALEITLEQAASGFDTEIRVPSWENCDTCHGSGAKAGTSPKTCRTCGGSGAVRMQQGFFSVQQTCPTCHGTGKEITDPCPSCDGVGRTRRNKTLQVKIPAGIDDGMRIRSSGNGEPGINGGPPGDLYVEIHIKQHKIFQRDGDDLHCELTIPFTTAALGGELQVPTLGGKAEISIPEGTQSGKTFRLRAKGIRGVRGSYPGDLYCHVVVETPVRLSDEQKAILRQFEASLNDGGDRHSPQSKSWTDRVKEFFS from the coding sequence ATGGCAAAACGCGATTACTACGAAGTACTGGGTGTGGCGAAGAATGCCAGCGACGAAGACCTGCAGAAGGCCTATCGCAAGCTGGCCATGAAGTACCACCCGGACCGCAACCCGGACAGCAAGGAAGCCGAGGAAAAGTTCAAGGAAGCCAAGGAGGCCTACGAGGTCCTGGGTGACGAGCAGAAGCGCGCCGCCTACGACCGCTATGGCCATGCCGGGGTCGACCCGAACGCCGCCGGCATGGGCGGCGGCATGGGCGGCGGCTTCGCCGATGCTTTCGGCGATATCTTTGGCGAGATCTTCGGCGCGGGTCGGCGCGGGGGCGGCGGGCCGCAGGTATATCGCGGCGCCGACCTGAAGTACGCGCTGGAAATCACGCTGGAGCAGGCCGCCAGCGGTTTTGACACCGAGATCCGCGTTCCCAGCTGGGAAAACTGCGATACCTGCCACGGCAGCGGCGCCAAGGCCGGCACCTCGCCCAAGACTTGCCGGACTTGCGGCGGTTCGGGCGCGGTGCGCATGCAGCAGGGCTTTTTCAGCGTCCAGCAGACCTGCCCGACCTGCCACGGCACCGGCAAGGAAATCACCGACCCCTGCCCGTCGTGCGACGGCGTGGGCCGTACGCGTCGCAACAAGACGCTGCAGGTCAAGATCCCGGCCGGCATCGACGACGGCATGCGCATCCGCTCCAGCGGCAACGGCGAGCCCGGCATCAACGGCGGCCCGCCGGGCGACCTGTATGTCGAGATCCATATCAAGCAGCACAAGATCTTCCAGCGCGATGGCGACGATCTGCACTGCGAGCTGACCATCCCGTTCACCACGGCGGCGCTGGGCGGCGAGCTGCAGGTGCCGACCCTGGGCGGCAAGGCCGAGATCTCGATTCCGGAAGGCACGCAGTCGGGCAAGACCTTCCGCCTGCGCGCCAAGGGCATCCGCGGGGTGCGCGGCAGTTATCCGGGCGACCTCTACTGCCACGTGGTGGTCGAGACGCCGGTGCGCCTGAGCGACGAGCAGAAGGCCATCCTGCGCCAGTTCGAGGCTTCGCTCAACGACGGCGGCGACCGCCATTCGCCGCAGAGCAAGTCCTGGACCGACCGCGTCAAGGAGTTCTTCAGCTGA